Proteins encoded within one genomic window of Salvelinus namaycush isolate Seneca unplaced genomic scaffold, SaNama_1.0 Scaffold1591, whole genome shotgun sequence:
- the LOC120037152 gene encoding high affinity cationic amino acid transporter 1-like isoform X2 codes for MAGLCYAEFGARVPKTGSAYLYSYVTVGELWAFITGWNLILSYVIGTSSVARAWSATFDELIGKHIEAFCRQYMAMKAPGILAEYPDMFAVLIIITLTGLLSFGVKESAVVNKVFTCINVLVLLFMVVSGLVKGTLNNWHLDPDVILHNNSRQNMTGPLPSAESLGVGGFMPFGFTGVLSGAATCFYAFVGFDCIATTGEEVKNPQKAIPIGIVSSLLICFVAYFGVSAALTMMMPYYLLDNNSPLPAAFKYVGWEGATYAVAVGSLCALSTRYQPEHPSSSAYQMASTVEEMELSDGISAPSMGILPGVKEHFSLKTVLFPDNTEPSALSGYTVNITVSLMGLLILVFSILAVQGGFAVWNIVGLTVIFMVCVLLTFIIWRQPESKTKLSFKVPLLPFIPVVSMFVNVYLMMQLDRGTWIRFAVWMAIGFVIYFGYGIHHSAEAALASSSPESDVELNDYISSHSHNMEPVSPEKEAFLHNGLESRGEEDGDL; via the exons ATGGCTGGACTGTGTTATGCTGAGTTTGGGGCCCGCGTCCCCAAGACGGGCTCAGCCTACCTGTACAGCTACGTCACAGTGGGAGAACTCTGGGCCTTCATCACGGGATGGAACCTCATCCTCTCTTACGTTATCG GTACCTCCAGTGTAGCACGAGCATGGAGTGCTACGTTTGATGAATTGATAGGGAAACATATAGAAGCCTTCTGCAGACAGTACATGGCCATGAAAGCCCCTGGGATACTGGCAGAGTACCCTGACATGTTCGCTGTGCTCATCATCATCACcctcacag GTCTGTTGTCGTTTGGAGTGAAGGAGTCAGCTGTGGTCAACAAAGTGTTTACGTGTATCAACGTCCTGGTGTTGTTGTTTATGGTGGTCTCTGGACTGGTTAAAGGAACCCTGAACAACTGGCATCTGGACCCTGATGTCATCTTACACAACAACTCCAGACAaaa CATGACAGGGCCCTTGCCGTCGGCGGAGAGTCTAGGAGTGGGCGGGTTCATGCCATTTGGCTTCACCGGCGTCCTATCAGGCGCTGCCACCTGTTTCTACGCCTTCGTGGGATTCGACTGTATCGCCACGACAG GTGAGGAGGTGAAGAACCCTCAGAAGGCCATTCCCATCGGCATCGTGTCGTCGCTCCTCATCTGTTTCGTGGCCTACTTCGGAGTGTCTGCTGCTCTCACCATGATGATGCCCTACTACCTCCTAGACAACAACAGTCCTCTGCCTGCAGCCTTTAAATATGTAGGCTGGGAGGGAGCCACATACGCTGTGGCTGTAGGGTCGCTGTGTGCTCTGTCCACCAG GTACCAACCAGAGCATCCCAGCTCCTCGGCCTATCAGATGGCCAGTACCGTGGAGGAGATGGAGCTAAGTGACGGTATCTCCGCCCCCAGTATGGGCATCCTGCCTGGTGTGAAGGAACACTTCAGCCTGAAGACTGTCCTGTTCCCTGACAACACTGAACCCTCAGCCCTGTCCGGCTACACTGTCAACATCACTGTCAGCCTCAtgg GCCTTCTGATCCTGGTGTTCAGTATACTAGCAGTGCAGGGTGGATTTGCAGTGTGGAACATCGTAGGTCTGACCGTCATCTTCATGGTGTGTGTTCTCCTCACCTTTATCATCTGGAGACAACCAGAGAGCAAGACCAAGCTGTCCTTTAAG GTGCCCCTGTTGCCGTTCATCCCAGTGGTCAGCATGTTTGTCAACGTCTACCTGATGATGCAGCTGGACAGAGGCACGTGGATACGCTTCGCTGTCTGGATGGCTATTG GGTTTGTGATCTACTTTGGCTACGGGATCCACCACAGTGCTGAGGCAGCTCTGGCCAGCTCCTCTCCTGAGTCTGATGTAGAGCTGAACGACTACATATCCAGCCACTCACACAACATGGAGCCCGTGTCTCCTGAGAAAGAGGCGTTTCTACATAATGGTCTGGAGTCCCGGGGAGAGGAGGACGGAGACCTGTAG
- the LOC120037152 gene encoding high affinity cationic amino acid transporter 1-like isoform X1 — translation MAGLCYAEFGARVPKTGSAYLYSYVTVGELWAFITGWNLILSYVIGTSSVARAWSATFDELIGKHIEAFCRQYMAMKAPGILAEYPDMFAVLIIITLTGLLSFGVKESAVVNKVFTCINVLVLLFMVVSGLVKGTLNNWHLDPDVILHNNSRQNMTGPLPSAESLGVGGFMPFGFTGVLSGAATCFYAFVGFDCIATTGEEVKNPQKAIPIGIVSSLLICFVAYFGVSAALTMMMPYYLLDNNSPLPAAFKYVGWEGATYAVAVGSLCALSTSLLGSMFPLPRIIFAMSRDGLLFSFLARISERKTPIMSTIAAGVMSAIMAFLFDLKDLVDLMSIGTLLAYTLVAACVLVLRYQPEHPSSSAYQMASTVEEMELSDGISAPSMGILPGVKEHFSLKTVLFPDNTEPSALSGYTVNITVSLMGLLILVFSILAVQGGFAVWNIVGLTVIFMVCVLLTFIIWRQPESKTKLSFKVPLLPFIPVVSMFVNVYLMMQLDRGTWIRFAVWMAIGFVIYFGYGIHHSAEAALASSSPESDVELNDYISSHSHNMEPVSPEKEAFLHNGLESRGEEDGDL, via the exons ATGGCTGGACTGTGTTATGCTGAGTTTGGGGCCCGCGTCCCCAAGACGGGCTCAGCCTACCTGTACAGCTACGTCACAGTGGGAGAACTCTGGGCCTTCATCACGGGATGGAACCTCATCCTCTCTTACGTTATCG GTACCTCCAGTGTAGCACGAGCATGGAGTGCTACGTTTGATGAATTGATAGGGAAACATATAGAAGCCTTCTGCAGACAGTACATGGCCATGAAAGCCCCTGGGATACTGGCAGAGTACCCTGACATGTTCGCTGTGCTCATCATCATCACcctcacag GTCTGTTGTCGTTTGGAGTGAAGGAGTCAGCTGTGGTCAACAAAGTGTTTACGTGTATCAACGTCCTGGTGTTGTTGTTTATGGTGGTCTCTGGACTGGTTAAAGGAACCCTGAACAACTGGCATCTGGACCCTGATGTCATCTTACACAACAACTCCAGACAaaa CATGACAGGGCCCTTGCCGTCGGCGGAGAGTCTAGGAGTGGGCGGGTTCATGCCATTTGGCTTCACCGGCGTCCTATCAGGCGCTGCCACCTGTTTCTACGCCTTCGTGGGATTCGACTGTATCGCCACGACAG GTGAGGAGGTGAAGAACCCTCAGAAGGCCATTCCCATCGGCATCGTGTCGTCGCTCCTCATCTGTTTCGTGGCCTACTTCGGAGTGTCTGCTGCTCTCACCATGATGATGCCCTACTACCTCCTAGACAACAACAGTCCTCTGCCTGCAGCCTTTAAATATGTAGGCTGGGAGGGAGCCACATACGCTGTGGCTGTAGGGTCGCTGTGTGCTCTGTCCACCAG tctcCTGGGCTCGATGTTCCCTCTCCCTCGTATAATATTTGCCATGTCTCGCGACggcctcctcttctccttcttggCCCGCATCAGTGAGAGGAAGACACCCATCATGTCCACCATAGCCGCTGGAGTCATGTCTG cTATCATGGCCTTTCTGTTTGACCTGAAGGACCTGGTAGATCTGATGTCTATAGGGACTCTACTGGCCTACACCCTGGTGGCAGCCTGCGTTCTGGTACTCAG GTACCAACCAGAGCATCCCAGCTCCTCGGCCTATCAGATGGCCAGTACCGTGGAGGAGATGGAGCTAAGTGACGGTATCTCCGCCCCCAGTATGGGCATCCTGCCTGGTGTGAAGGAACACTTCAGCCTGAAGACTGTCCTGTTCCCTGACAACACTGAACCCTCAGCCCTGTCCGGCTACACTGTCAACATCACTGTCAGCCTCAtgg GCCTTCTGATCCTGGTGTTCAGTATACTAGCAGTGCAGGGTGGATTTGCAGTGTGGAACATCGTAGGTCTGACCGTCATCTTCATGGTGTGTGTTCTCCTCACCTTTATCATCTGGAGACAACCAGAGAGCAAGACCAAGCTGTCCTTTAAG GTGCCCCTGTTGCCGTTCATCCCAGTGGTCAGCATGTTTGTCAACGTCTACCTGATGATGCAGCTGGACAGAGGCACGTGGATACGCTTCGCTGTCTGGATGGCTATTG GGTTTGTGATCTACTTTGGCTACGGGATCCACCACAGTGCTGAGGCAGCTCTGGCCAGCTCCTCTCCTGAGTCTGATGTAGAGCTGAACGACTACATATCCAGCCACTCACACAACATGGAGCCCGTGTCTCCTGAGAAAGAGGCGTTTCTACATAATGGTCTGGAGTCCCGGGGAGAGGAGGACGGAGACCTGTAG